A single genomic interval of Oreochromis aureus strain Israel breed Guangdong linkage group 12, ZZ_aureus, whole genome shotgun sequence harbors:
- the ndc80 gene encoding kinetochore protein NDC80 homolog — MERVRLSRVKGSRPSEQSLRVQDSNRMSLMYTTPQSKQPSFGKLNIPKPQSGTSERRTSFFGPRTSGVGMPRNSTMSGFGGTEKIKDARPLHDKSYVQQCIRQLHEFLTEQGYPGTLSSKTLQSPSTKEFVKMFEFIYCQLDPTFEMPNSKVEEEVPALFKTLGYPFVLSKCSMYSVGAPHTWPQALGALMWLIDNVKINWSLRKPKLLFSDFCEDGENIEEGAEFNKLFLDYTAETYSKFMQGDDTFEEEDEAFLVKLKKLYNVDEALLATMEEKHTILTDEVKKLEKESQTDRLMTKRMEKMKLQADLKKLQSYRASLDSFKDNLEKKDSELNAELETSVSHLETLKHERNELQHLLQNQKFTPADVERINREKRELLQTISSLTKSLENTEQHKWNEEIALAKVKEKAELKLTEYHKLARKLKLIPISAENACGHDFEIRPFECGAGSMVQCKTQIQMQLRKLVGDVEEENSRLTNMKLSLEESCEQVNSIITDKTNDLKQLREQIRKLDERWEGEQQELAREEQEWAAEMESVENHRKLLEKKVNYGYDEAVQQLKAAQQQYHLVLQETNEERRTVANNLASVFTTAANHLSITEKCLEDLHSRVQRICSKAVEEDEAAIQKLQETLKDFMSKAKNV; from the exons ATGGAGCG TGTAAGGCTGAGTCGAGTCAAAGGGAGCAGACCATCGGAGCAGTCGCTGCGAGTGCAAGACAGCAACAGGATGAGCTTGATGTACACGACGCCTCAGAG taAACAGCCTTCATTTGGAAAGCTCAACATACCGAAACCGCAGTCTGGGACCTCTGAAAGACGGACCAGCTTCTTTGGTCCGAG GACTAGTGGAGTCGGCATGCCTCGCAACAGCACCATGTCGGGGTTTGGAGGAACTGAGAAGATAAAAGATGCTCGACCTCTACACGATAAGTCTTATGTTCAGCAATGCATCAGGCAGCTGCACGAG TTCTTGACAGAGCAGGGTTACCCGGGCACTTTGTCATCCAAGACTCTCCAGTCTCCATCCACCAAGGAGTTTGTCAAGATGTTTGAATTCATCTACTGCCAGCTAGACCCAACCTTTGAGATGCCAAACTCAAAAGTTGAGGAGGAGGTTCCTGCTCTCTTTAAAACCTTGGG GTACCCATTCGTTCTCTCCAAGTGTTCCATGTATTCTGTTGGAGCTCCCCATACCTGGCCTCAGGCTCTGGGGGCTCTCATGTGGCTTATTGATAATGTCAAG ATCAACTGGAGTTTGAGGAAACCGAAGCTGCTGTTCAGTGACTTCTGTGAAGATGGTGAAAATATTGAAGAAGGTGCTGAGTTCAACAAG CTCTTCCTGGACTACACAGCTGAGACATATTCCAAGTTCATGCAAGGTGATGACACATTCGAGGAAGAAGATGAAGCATTCCTCGTTAAACTAA AGAAGCTTTACAACGTCGATGAAGCCCTGCTGGCCACGATGGAGGAGAAACACACAATCCTTACTGATGAGGTTAAAAAACTGGAGAAGGAGAGTCAGACT GACCGTCTGATGACGAAGAGGATGGAAAAGATGAAGCTGCAGGCAGATCTCAAGAAACTCCAGAGCTATCGTGCCAGCTTGGACTCTTTTAAAGACAACCTGGAGAAAAAAGACTCAGAACTCAATGCTGAGCTGGAGACTTCTG TCAGCCACCTGGAAACTCTGAAACATGAGAGGAATGAACTGCAGCACCTCCTACAAAATCAGAAGTTTACTCCAGCTGATGTCGAGAGGATCAACAGAGAGAAGAGGGAACTTCTGCAGACCATCTCCAGTCTCACCAAGTCTCTGGAGAACACTGAGCAGCATAAGTGGAATGAAGAGATTGCACTGGCCAAAGTGAAAGAGAAG GCAGAGTTGAAGCTGACAGAATACCACAAGCTGGCACGTAAACTGAAGCTGATACCGATATCTGCAGAGAACGCCTGTGGTCACGATTTCGAGATCAGACCTTTTGAATGCGGAGCCGGCAGCATGGTTCAGTGTAAAACACAGATACAG ATGCAACTAAGAAAGTTGGTCGGAGATGTTGAGGAGGAGAACAGTCGATTAACCAACATGAAACTCAGTTTGGAGGAGTCTTGTGAACAG GTAAATTCTATCATTACGGATAAGACCAATGATCTGAAGCAGCTGAGGGAGCAGATCCGCAAGCTAGATGAACGATGGGAGGGTGAACAGCAG GAGCTGGCCCGAGAGGAACAGGAGTGGGCGGCAGAGATGGAGTCTGTGGAAAACCACCGTAAACTTCTTGAGAAGAAAGTGAATTATGGTTATGACGAGGCTGTGCAGCAGCTGAAAGCAGCACAGCAACA GTACCACCTCGTGCTGCAGGAGACCAATGAGGAGAGGCGAACAGTCGCTAACAACCTGGCGTCTGTTTTTACCACAGCTGCCAACCACTTGTCAATTACAGAG AAATGCCTGGAGGATCTGCACAGCAGAGTGCAGCGGATCTGCTCAAAGGCTGTTGAAGAAGACGAGGCTGCCATTCAGAAGCTCCAGGAAACTCTAAAGGACTTCATGTCCAAGGCAAAAAATGTATAA